The DNA window TTGGTTCGTTTCCAAGCGGTTAAACAGGGTGGTTCAGCCCCTTTACTAATCCTTCGCATGACGCAATTGTTGTTTACGGAGCAGTAGTTGAGCTTTGACTAATTCAAGATGATTGGCAGGGAGTTCCTTCGTTAATTCCGCAAGCAATTGTTGAGCCTCAGCGAGCTTTGAGTCTTGTATGGCATCTAGCAGATCGTTCAGTTCACTATTAATTTTCTCATTACGGATGCTGGTATCCATGACATCTAATAAAACAGTATTAGCATCTTGTCCATACTGAGAGGGCAATTGTCGCAATTCACCATTGGTTAAGGCGTAAACCAAAACGTTTTTACAGTCGCTAATCACTAGAGGTGAATGGGTAGTCAACACAAACTGACAATTCGGGAAAGTTGCGATCAGGCGATCGCACAGGCTGCGTTGCCAAGAGGGATGTAGATGTAAATCGACTTCATCAATCAGGACGATACCGTCACCCGTCAGAGGATTCTCTAGGGCAGGGTTCAGCATGGCTAGACGGCGGGCAATATCACCCACAAGCGCCATCAGGGATTTTTCGCCTTGTGAGAGTTGGGCGACATTCAGGGTTTCACCGTTTTTGTCAATCGCCATGTAGAGACGAGGCTTACGATGGACTCTCAGGTTGTTCATCTGGGGCATAAATCGCCGAATGGCAGTACGAACTGCGGTTAATTGCCGATCTTTGGCTGAGGCATTGAGTTCGTTTAACTGTTGCCATACTTCTGGATTGGTTTCACGTAGCGATCTCAGTCGGTTCAAAACCTCTTCAGAAATTCCTGATTCATTTTCGGTATCTTCCCGTTCCCGAAACCATTCAAAAAAGCGACGAAAGTCAACACCCTGACTGAGAGAATTATCGTAACCATCCAATTGCAAAAAGCTATGCTTAGTCCTAATTTTTAGTGGAATATCAAGAACTACACGCT is part of the Desertifilum tharense IPPAS B-1220 genome and encodes:
- a CDS encoding AAA family ATPase; protein product: MEIQRIILKNVGSFENLEISLAPTESNPSNITVFVGNNGAGKTSVLKALATSLSWFTARLLTEKGSGNPIPEDDILNSANAASIEIEICDSFNTPDNSSQSEVNDHFKWTIAKSRKGRIPKYASNLNDCTHLANRYREALTRDEQTSLPIIAFYPVERVVLDIPLKIRTKHSFLQLDGYDNSLSQGVDFRRFFEWFREREDTENESGISEEVLNRLRSLRETNPEVWQQLNELNASAKDRQLTAVRTAIRRFMPQMNNLRVHRKPRLYMAIDKNGETLNVAQLSQGEKSLMALVGDIARRLAMLNPALENPLTGDGIVLIDEVDLHLHPSWQRSLCDRLIATFPNCQFVLTTHSPLVISDCKNVLVYALTNGELRQLPSQYGQDANTVLLDVMDTSIRNEKINSELNDLLDAIQDSKLAEAQQLLAELTKELPANHLELVKAQLLLRKQQLRHAKD